One window from the genome of Rhizobium sp. NZLR1 encodes:
- a CDS encoding cold-shock protein, translated as MATGTVKFFNGDKGFGLITPENGGTDVFVHVSALQQGGSLREGDKVSFEVNANADPQNRPCGHGCLLRVGRAAR; from the coding sequence ATGGCGACCGGTACTGTCAAATTTTTCAACGGTGATAAGGGATTTGGCCTCATTACCCCAGAGAATGGTGGAACGGACGTGTTCGTTCACGTGTCCGCTTTGCAGCAAGGCGGTTCGCTCAGAGAAGGTGACAAGGTCAGCTTCGAGGTAAACGCCAACGCCGATCCGCAAAATCGTCCATGTGGACATGGATGCCTTTTACGCGTCGGTCGAGCAGCGCGATAA
- a CDS encoding DUF1127 domain-containing protein, translating to MNVARSFNNWRKYRQTVTELGRMSSRELQDLGIDRADIRSVARQSVAR from the coding sequence ATGAACGTAGCACGCTCTTTCAATAACTGGCGCAAGTACCGTCAGACCGTTACCGAACTCGGCCGCATGAGCTCGCGCGAACTGCAGGACCTCGGCATCGATCGCGCCGACATCCGCAGCGTTGCTCGCCAGTCGGTCGCTCGCTAA
- the dinB gene encoding DNA polymerase IV, which yields MDAFYASVEQRDNPELRGKPLAVGGSAARGVVAAASYEARAFGVHSAMPSVTAKRKCPELIFVPPRVDVYKAVSQQIREIFAEYTPLIEPLSLDEAYLDVTENLKGMEIATEIALEIRAKIKQVTGLNASAGISYNKFLAKMASDLNKPNGQAVITPKNGPGFVEALPVKKFHGVGPATAERMRKYGIETGLDLKSKSLAFLQEHFGKSGAYFYGIARGIDERQVRPDRIRKSVGAEDTFVEDIDNLDLAKAELRPLAEKAWRYCGAHDITGKTITVKIKYSDFSQATRSRTVSGAVSDVDQMLEIAETLLASVFPFKRPVRLLGITLSSLNTEESGQEPQLDLGL from the coding sequence ATGGATGCCTTTTACGCGTCGGTCGAGCAGCGCGATAACCCGGAACTTCGTGGTAAGCCACTCGCCGTCGGCGGATCCGCAGCACGCGGCGTGGTGGCCGCCGCAAGCTATGAGGCGCGTGCCTTTGGTGTCCATTCGGCCATGCCGTCGGTCACCGCAAAACGGAAATGCCCGGAGCTGATTTTCGTGCCGCCGCGCGTCGACGTCTATAAGGCGGTTTCCCAGCAAATCCGCGAAATCTTCGCCGAATATACGCCGCTGATCGAGCCGCTATCGCTGGACGAAGCCTATCTGGATGTGACGGAAAATCTGAAGGGCATGGAAATCGCCACCGAGATTGCGCTGGAGATCCGTGCGAAGATCAAGCAGGTCACCGGGCTCAACGCTTCGGCCGGCATCTCCTACAACAAGTTCCTCGCGAAAATGGCCAGCGACTTGAACAAACCCAATGGCCAGGCCGTCATCACACCGAAGAACGGACCAGGCTTTGTCGAAGCCTTGCCCGTCAAGAAATTCCATGGCGTCGGGCCGGCGACGGCTGAGCGCATGCGCAAATACGGGATCGAAACCGGGCTCGATTTGAAATCGAAGTCGCTCGCCTTCCTGCAGGAGCATTTTGGAAAGTCCGGTGCTTATTTTTATGGCATCGCGCGGGGCATCGATGAGCGCCAGGTCCGGCCTGACCGCATCCGAAAATCCGTCGGCGCCGAGGATACGTTCGTCGAGGATATCGACAATCTCGACCTGGCCAAAGCCGAGCTCCGACCGTTGGCCGAGAAGGCCTGGCGGTATTGCGGGGCCCATGACATCACGGGAAAGACGATCACCGTCAAAATCAAATACTCGGATTTCAGTCAGGCGACACGCAGCAGGACCGTGTCCGGAGCCGTTTCCGACGTCGACCAGATGCTGGAGATTGCAGAGACCCTGCTCGCCTCGGTGTTCCCGTTCAAACGTCCGGTGCGGCTCTTAGGGATCACCCTGTCATCGCTCAACACCGAAGAAAGCGGGCAAGAACCGCAACTCGATCTGGGACTTTGA